Proteins co-encoded in one Melospiza melodia melodia isolate bMelMel2 chromosome 8, bMelMel2.pri, whole genome shotgun sequence genomic window:
- the ORC4 gene encoding origin recognition complex subunit 4 isoform X2 has product MRPPPRPSSARAPASLREPRMQPMKPSAMSKRKLRESSAESAECISQVQKILRERFCHHCAAGKLFGMEQQYRHLLELLRRTTVHGESNSALVIGPRGSGKSALLNHVLKDLREVEQVRENLLEVHLNGLLQTNDNVALKEITRQLQLENVVGDKVFGSFAENLAFLLEALRKGDRTSSCPVLFVLDEFDLFVHHKNQSLLYNLFDISQSAQTPVTVIGLTCRQDILELLEKRVKSRFSHRQIYLMNSFDFKQYMKIFKKQLSLPAEFPDESFAQKWNNNVQHLSEDKAVQGVLQRLFQHTKDLRSLHSLLMLASSAVTVHHPLLTAADLQEASRQHSTDSKANIVHGLSVLEICLIIAMKHLNEVYDGEPFNFQMVYNEFQKFIQRKAHSMYNFEKPVVMKAFEHLLQLELVQPLERPSARAQREFLLLRLLLDSSQIMDALQVYPNCPTDVKQWATSSLSWL; this is encoded by the exons ATGCGCCCTCCTCCCCGCCCTTCATCTGCCCGGGCTCCGGCGTCTCTGAGGGAGCCGCGGATGCAGCCT ATGAAACCTTCTGCAATGAGCAAGCGAAAGCTGAGGGAGAGCAGTGCAGAAAGTGCTGAGTGCATTTCCCAG GTGCAGAAAATCCTTCGGGAAAGGTTCTGTCACCACTGTGCTGCTGGGAAACTGtttgggatggagcagcagtacag ACatttgctggagctgctgagaagAACCACGGTGCACGGCGAGAGCAATTCGGCGCTGGTGATCGGCCCCCGCGGCTCCGGGAAATCCGCG TTATTAAATCATGTTTTAAAAGATCTCAGGGAAGTGGAACAAGTGAGGGAGAACCTCTTAGAAGTCCATCTGAATG ggCTTCTGCAGACCAATGATAACGTGGCCCTGAAGGAGATCAccaggcagctgcagctggaaaatGTGGTTGGGGACAAAGTTTTT GGCAGTTTTGCTGAGAACCTTGCCTTCCTCCTTGAAGCTCTGAGGAAAG GAGACAGAACCAGCAGCTGCCCAGTTCTGTTTGTCCTGGATGAGTTTGATTTGTTTGTGCACCACAAGAACCAGAGCCTGCTCTACAACCTGTTTGACATCTCCCAGTCTGCACAGACCCCAGTGACAGTCATTGGGCTCACCTGCAGGCAG GATATCCTGGAGCTCTTGGAGAAGAGAGTGAAGTCAAGGTTCTCCCACAGACAGATATATTTGATGAATTCCTTTGATTTTAAACAATACATGAAGATATTTAAGAAACAGCTTTCTCTTCCTGCTGAATTTCCTGATGAGTCTTTTGCACAAAAATGGAACAATAATGTTCAG CATCTCTCAGAGGATAAAGCcgtgcagggggtgctgcagaggctcttccagCACACCAAGGACCTGCGCTCGCTGCACTCGCTGCTG atgCTGGCCAGCAGCGCCGTGACCGTGCACCACCCCCTGCTGACGGCTGCAGACCTGCAGGAGGCCAGCAGGCAGCACAGCACCGACTCCAAGGCCAACATTGTCCATG GTCTGTCTGTGCTGGAAATCTGCCTCATCATAGCCATGAAACACCTGAATGAGGTCTATGATGGAGAACCCTTCAACTTCCAGATGGTTTACAATG aattCCAGAAGTTCATCCAGAGGAAGGCACACTCTATGTACAACTTTGAGAAGCCAGTTGTCATGAAG GCCTTTGAGcacctgctgcagctggagctggtgcAGCCGCTGGAGCGGCCGTCGGCGCGGGCGCAGCGCGAGTTCctgctgctgaggctgctgctggacagcagccagatcATGGACGCGCTGCAGGTGTACCCCAACTGCCCCACGGACGTCAAGCAGTGGGCAACCTCCTCCCTCAGCTGGCTCTGA
- the ORC4 gene encoding origin recognition complex subunit 4 isoform X1, which translates to MRPPPRPSSARAPASLREPRMQPVRRMKPSAMSKRKLRESSAESAECISQVQKILRERFCHHCAAGKLFGMEQQYRHLLELLRRTTVHGESNSALVIGPRGSGKSALLNHVLKDLREVEQVRENLLEVHLNGLLQTNDNVALKEITRQLQLENVVGDKVFGSFAENLAFLLEALRKGDRTSSCPVLFVLDEFDLFVHHKNQSLLYNLFDISQSAQTPVTVIGLTCRQDILELLEKRVKSRFSHRQIYLMNSFDFKQYMKIFKKQLSLPAEFPDESFAQKWNNNVQHLSEDKAVQGVLQRLFQHTKDLRSLHSLLMLASSAVTVHHPLLTAADLQEASRQHSTDSKANIVHGLSVLEICLIIAMKHLNEVYDGEPFNFQMVYNEFQKFIQRKAHSMYNFEKPVVMKAFEHLLQLELVQPLERPSARAQREFLLLRLLLDSSQIMDALQVYPNCPTDVKQWATSSLSWL; encoded by the exons ATGCGCCCTCCTCCCCGCCCTTCATCTGCCCGGGCTCCGGCGTCTCTGAGGGAGCCGCGGATGCAGCCTGTGAGGAGG ATGAAACCTTCTGCAATGAGCAAGCGAAAGCTGAGGGAGAGCAGTGCAGAAAGTGCTGAGTGCATTTCCCAG GTGCAGAAAATCCTTCGGGAAAGGTTCTGTCACCACTGTGCTGCTGGGAAACTGtttgggatggagcagcagtacag ACatttgctggagctgctgagaagAACCACGGTGCACGGCGAGAGCAATTCGGCGCTGGTGATCGGCCCCCGCGGCTCCGGGAAATCCGCG TTATTAAATCATGTTTTAAAAGATCTCAGGGAAGTGGAACAAGTGAGGGAGAACCTCTTAGAAGTCCATCTGAATG ggCTTCTGCAGACCAATGATAACGTGGCCCTGAAGGAGATCAccaggcagctgcagctggaaaatGTGGTTGGGGACAAAGTTTTT GGCAGTTTTGCTGAGAACCTTGCCTTCCTCCTTGAAGCTCTGAGGAAAG GAGACAGAACCAGCAGCTGCCCAGTTCTGTTTGTCCTGGATGAGTTTGATTTGTTTGTGCACCACAAGAACCAGAGCCTGCTCTACAACCTGTTTGACATCTCCCAGTCTGCACAGACCCCAGTGACAGTCATTGGGCTCACCTGCAGGCAG GATATCCTGGAGCTCTTGGAGAAGAGAGTGAAGTCAAGGTTCTCCCACAGACAGATATATTTGATGAATTCCTTTGATTTTAAACAATACATGAAGATATTTAAGAAACAGCTTTCTCTTCCTGCTGAATTTCCTGATGAGTCTTTTGCACAAAAATGGAACAATAATGTTCAG CATCTCTCAGAGGATAAAGCcgtgcagggggtgctgcagaggctcttccagCACACCAAGGACCTGCGCTCGCTGCACTCGCTGCTG atgCTGGCCAGCAGCGCCGTGACCGTGCACCACCCCCTGCTGACGGCTGCAGACCTGCAGGAGGCCAGCAGGCAGCACAGCACCGACTCCAAGGCCAACATTGTCCATG GTCTGTCTGTGCTGGAAATCTGCCTCATCATAGCCATGAAACACCTGAATGAGGTCTATGATGGAGAACCCTTCAACTTCCAGATGGTTTACAATG aattCCAGAAGTTCATCCAGAGGAAGGCACACTCTATGTACAACTTTGAGAAGCCAGTTGTCATGAAG GCCTTTGAGcacctgctgcagctggagctggtgcAGCCGCTGGAGCGGCCGTCGGCGCGGGCGCAGCGCGAGTTCctgctgctgaggctgctgctggacagcagccagatcATGGACGCGCTGCAGGTGTACCCCAACTGCCCCACGGACGTCAAGCAGTGGGCAACCTCCTCCCTCAGCTGGCTCTGA